Proteins co-encoded in one Flavivirga eckloniae genomic window:
- the htpG gene encoding molecular chaperone HtpG, translating into MTKGNINVSVENIFPLIKKFLYSDHEIFLRELISNATDATLKLKHLTNVGDAKVEYGNPQIEVKIDKDGKKLHIIDQGLGMTADEVEKYINEVAFSGAEEFLDKYKDSAKDSGIIGHFGLGFYSAFMVAEKVEIITKSFKDEPAAHWTCDGSPEFTLEASDKTERGTEIILHIAEDSTEFLEEARITSLLSKYNKFMPIPIKFGTKEINDPDFTPKTTKDEEGKETTEPHKQITVDNIINNPNPAWTKQPADLEDQDYKDFYRELYPMQFEEPLFNIHLNVDYPFNLTGILYFPKMSNDMQIQKDKIQLYQNQVFVTDNVEGIVPEFLTMLRGVIDSPDIPLNVSRSYLQADGAVKKISSYITRKVADKLKSLFNNNREDFEAKWNDIKIVIEYGMLSEEKFFEKADTFALYPTVDGTHYTYEELFNKIKAKQTDKDDKLVILYASDKDAQHSYIEAAKAKDYEVLLLDSPIVSHLIQKLESTKENITFARVDGDHIDNLIKKDDTTISKLDEDQKKTLDELLKEVIPSEKFMVQLEAMDSDASPFIITQPEFMRRMKEMQATGGGGMFGMSNMPEMYNLIVNTNSELVGEILNTKTKKKQERLINQSLDLARLSQGLLKGEELTNFIKRSYEMIK; encoded by the coding sequence ATGACAAAAGGAAATATTAATGTTTCGGTTGAGAATATCTTTCCCCTCATTAAAAAATTCTTATACAGCGACCACGAAATCTTTTTACGTGAGCTAATTAGTAATGCCACAGATGCCACTTTAAAGCTAAAACATTTAACAAATGTTGGTGATGCTAAAGTAGAATATGGCAACCCGCAAATTGAGGTTAAAATTGATAAAGACGGCAAAAAACTTCATATTATAGATCAAGGTTTAGGTATGACGGCAGATGAAGTTGAAAAATACATTAACGAAGTAGCCTTTTCTGGTGCCGAAGAGTTTTTAGACAAGTACAAAGATTCTGCTAAAGATTCCGGTATTATTGGTCATTTTGGTCTTGGTTTCTACTCTGCCTTTATGGTAGCTGAAAAAGTTGAGATTATTACTAAATCATTTAAAGATGAGCCTGCTGCACATTGGACTTGCGATGGTTCTCCTGAGTTCACATTAGAAGCATCAGATAAAACAGAAAGAGGCACAGAAATCATTCTTCACATTGCAGAAGATTCTACAGAATTTTTAGAAGAAGCCCGCATTACCAGTTTATTAAGTAAGTACAACAAGTTTATGCCTATTCCAATTAAATTTGGAACCAAGGAAATAAACGATCCGGACTTTACGCCTAAAACAACAAAAGATGAGGAAGGTAAAGAAACTACAGAACCTCATAAACAAATTACTGTAGATAACATTATTAATAACCCTAATCCGGCATGGACTAAACAACCGGCAGATTTAGAAGATCAAGATTATAAAGACTTTTACCGCGAATTGTACCCAATGCAATTTGAAGAGCCTTTATTCAACATTCACTTAAATGTAGATTATCCGTTTAATTTAACTGGGATATTATATTTCCCAAAAATGTCTAACGACATGCAAATTCAAAAGGATAAAATACAATTATACCAAAATCAGGTTTTTGTAACCGATAATGTAGAAGGTATTGTTCCGGAGTTTTTAACGATGCTTCGTGGAGTTATCGATTCTCCAGACATTCCATTAAATGTATCTCGTAGTTATTTACAAGCCGATGGTGCTGTAAAGAAGATCTCATCTTACATTACCAGAAAAGTAGCCGATAAATTAAAATCGCTGTTTAACAATAACCGTGAAGATTTTGAAGCCAAGTGGAACGATATTAAAATCGTGATTGAGTACGGTATGCTTTCCGAAGAAAAATTCTTTGAAAAAGCTGATACCTTTGCCTTATACCCAACAGTAGATGGTACGCATTATACATACGAAGAGTTATTCAACAAAATTAAAGCGAAGCAAACCGATAAAGACGATAAGTTAGTTATTCTTTATGCGTCCGATAAAGATGCGCAACACAGTTACATTGAAGCTGCTAAAGCTAAAGATTACGAAGTACTGTTATTAGATTCGCCTATTGTATCTCACTTAATACAAAAACTGGAATCTACTAAAGAAAATATAACATTTGCTCGTGTGGATGGCGATCATATCGATAATTTAATTAAGAAAGACGATACGACCATTTCTAAATTAGATGAAGACCAGAAGAAAACATTAGACGAACTTTTAAAAGAAGTGATTCCTTCTGAAAAATTCATGGTACAACTAGAAGCTATGGATAGCGATGCTTCGCCTTTCATTATCACGCAACCAGAGTTTATGCGTAGAATGAAAGAAATGCAAGCTACCGGAGGTGGTGGTATGTTTGGTATGAGCAATATGCCAGAAATGTACAACCTAATAGTTAATACAAATTCTGAATTGGTTGGTGAAATTTTAAACACTAAAACCAAAAAGAAACAAGAGCGCTTAATTAACCAAAGTTTAGATTTGGCACGTTTATCTCAAGGCCTATTAAAAGGTGAAGAGTTAACAAACTTTATTAAGCGTAGTTATGAGATGATAAAGTAA
- a CDS encoding T9SS type A sorting domain-containing protein, which yields MTTVLLFAETSFAQLVNVPISSAGGGAAHYTDKRNQPSYMIDDTDAASFVYNPDNPTSDYPSAVVSSNTDYYFPQQSNAENYYTITFAIPTGKSLKYFDPYARANATPIDRAQGNFDITLSYDDGTLQTETQVWGGVEDAAWSIDGTLTRVDLVALGFSNTMLQNATDLKFDKNGFGFTEFYELRLAAEDATLSNVEVKAEKLAISPNPIQQGESLAIKNLENNTIQVYSLLGQLVHKTNSNSIDYNTFPSSGMYIIKIGTATSKLIVK from the coding sequence TTGACTACAGTATTATTATTTGCTGAAACATCTTTTGCTCAATTAGTTAATGTACCTATCAGTAGTGCTGGTGGTGGTGCTGCTCATTACACTGATAAAAGAAATCAACCTAGTTATATGATAGATGACACTGATGCAGCGTCTTTCGTTTACAATCCTGACAATCCTACAAGTGATTACCCAAGCGCTGTTGTATCTTCAAATACAGACTATTATTTTCCTCAACAATCCAACGCCGAAAACTATTACACCATTACTTTTGCAATTCCAACAGGAAAGTCATTAAAGTATTTTGATCCTTATGCAAGAGCAAACGCAACTCCTATTGATAGAGCGCAAGGTAACTTTGATATTACTTTATCATATGATGATGGTACTTTGCAAACCGAAACTCAAGTTTGGGGAGGCGTAGAAGATGCCGCTTGGTCTATTGATGGTACTCTTACTAGAGTTGATCTTGTAGCTTTAGGTTTTTCCAATACTATGTTACAAAATGCAACAGATCTTAAATTTGACAAAAATGGGTTTGGCTTTACAGAATTTTATGAATTACGTTTGGCTGCAGAAGATGCAACTTTATCAAATGTAGAAGTAAAGGCTGAAAAATTAGCAATCAGTCCTAACCCAATACAACAAGGTGAGTCATTAGCTATAAAGAACTTAGAAAACAATACTATTCAAGTTTATTCATTACTAGGACAGCTTGTACATAAAACAAATTCAAACTCTATTGATTATAATACTTTCCCATCATCTGGAATGTACATCATTAAAATAGGTACGGCTACATCTAAATTAATTGTAAAATAA
- a CDS encoding myosin/kinesin family protein — MKKIIFILALSSIISFSNAQVTELPNGNVGIGITNPTQKLDVLGNIYLNSVSASSSNNLINSSSLFFKSSGYATDNRTRYQLWQVQSISKSIWGSGDLIFNSNTDGAGYNERVRFSANGNIGIGTSTPDMKLTVKGKIHAEEVKIDLTVPAPDYVFSNDYKLRSLTEVETFIKQNSHLPEIPSAKEFELNGVMQAEMDMNLLKKIEELTLYTIAQEKKIKKQKEQLSTVNKMLLELQSRLEKLESKK, encoded by the coding sequence ATGAAAAAAATAATTTTTATACTAGCTCTAAGCAGCATTATTTCTTTTAGTAATGCTCAAGTCACAGAATTACCTAATGGAAATGTTGGTATTGGAATAACGAATCCTACTCAAAAATTGGATGTTTTAGGGAATATCTACCTAAATTCTGTAAGTGCAAGTTCTTCTAATAACTTAATCAACTCGTCAAGCCTTTTCTTCAAATCTTCCGGATATGCAACAGACAACAGAACTCGCTATCAATTATGGCAGGTGCAATCAATTAGCAAAAGCATCTGGGGATCAGGCGACCTGATTTTTAACAGTAATACTGATGGTGCAGGTTATAATGAAAGGGTGAGATTCTCTGCTAATGGAAACATTGGCATCGGAACTTCTACCCCAGATATGAAACTAACCGTTAAAGGAAAAATTCATGCCGAAGAAGTAAAAATAGATCTTACCGTTCCAGCTCCAGATTATGTTTTTAGTAACGATTATAAGTTGAGAAGCCTAACAGAAGTAGAAACCTTTATAAAGCAAAACAGTCACCTCCCGGAAATCCCATCCGCTAAAGAGTTTGAACTAAATGGAGTAATGCAAGCAGAAATGGACATGAACCTACTTAAAAAAATTGAAGAATTAACACTTTATACTATAGCCCAGGAGAAAAAAATAAAAAAACAAAAAGAACAATTGAGTACTGTAAACAAAATGCTTCTAGAATTGCAATCGAGGCTTGAAAAACTGGAATCTAAAAAGTGA
- a CDS encoding GNAT family N-acetyltransferase gives MKIELINPNQAETLINELDVYQSKLYPPDSCHLDSIETLQSENVYFYGAIENNEVVAIGSVKLFSDYGELKRIYVPPAQRGKGLAQSIIKKLEALLISKKIVLVKLETGPYSKDAIGLYKKLGYTIYSKFGAYKEDPLSTFMEKKLAAN, from the coding sequence ATGAAAATAGAACTTATAAACCCTAATCAAGCTGAAACCTTAATTAATGAGCTAGATGTTTATCAAAGTAAGTTATACCCTCCAGATAGTTGCCATTTAGATAGTATTGAAACGCTGCAAAGTGAAAATGTTTATTTCTATGGTGCCATAGAAAATAATGAAGTCGTAGCTATAGGTTCTGTTAAATTGTTTTCAGATTACGGAGAACTAAAACGTATTTATGTACCACCTGCACAGCGAGGAAAGGGTCTGGCGCAAAGTATAATTAAAAAATTGGAAGCGCTCTTAATCTCAAAAAAAATAGTTCTGGTAAAATTGGAAACCGGGCCTTACTCAAAGGATGCCATAGGTTTGTACAAAAAACTAGGCTATACCATCTATAGTAAGTTTGGAGCGTATAAAGAAGACCCGCTAAGTACTTTTATGGAGAAAAAGCTAGCTGCAAATTAA
- a CDS encoding helix-turn-helix domain-containing protein: MESIPKKRLLMSFGETLSRIRKEKDISYRELAQLCDVDHSQISKIEKGKISLQVVTLFELAKGLNIEPSELLNFEFEYE, from the coding sequence ATGGAAAGTATACCTAAAAAAAGGTTGTTAATGTCATTTGGTGAAACTTTGTCTAGAATTCGAAAAGAAAAAGACATTAGTTATAGGGAATTAGCTCAGTTGTGTGATGTTGACCATAGCCAAATTAGTAAGATTGAAAAAGGAAAGATAAGTCTTCAAGTAGTGACGCTATTCGAATTGGCTAAAGGATTAAATATTGAGCCTTCTGAATTATTAAATTTTGAGTTTGAATATGAATGA
- a CDS encoding helix-turn-helix transcriptional regulator, whose translation MKKTNKAYYKAFGEHLKSLLEKYNKDVMTVASIGKIEPKQVYRVLKGEHGASMKTILSLAEGLEIHPKELFDFEY comes from the coding sequence GTGAAGAAAACAAACAAAGCTTATTATAAAGCATTTGGAGAGCATCTAAAATCATTACTTGAAAAGTATAATAAAGATGTTATGACCGTTGCCTCAATAGGCAAAATTGAGCCGAAACAAGTATATCGTGTGTTAAAAGGGGAGCACGGAGCTTCTATGAAAACAATCTTGTCTTTGGCTGAAGGCTTAGAAATCCATCCCAAAGAGTTGTTTGATTTTGAGTATTAA
- a CDS encoding VOC family protein: MKHAVVWFEIPVKDYERAKKFYSAVMDSEITDHPMPGDQYKYGLFTHDKENGGVGGAIIQGEGMNPSTDGSILYLNGGDDLAVPLSRVEANGGKVVMPKTDIDENGFIAHFTDTEGNKIALHSMS; encoded by the coding sequence ATGAAACACGCAGTTGTCTGGTTTGAAATTCCAGTAAAAGATTACGAAAGAGCCAAAAAATTCTATTCCGCAGTTATGGACAGCGAAATTACAGATCATCCCATGCCAGGAGATCAATACAAATATGGTCTTTTCACGCATGATAAAGAAAATGGAGGCGTTGGTGGTGCTATTATTCAAGGTGAAGGGATGAATCCATCTACCGATGGTTCCATTCTTTATTTAAATGGCGGAGACGATTTAGCCGTACCGCTTTCCAGAGTAGAAGCTAACGGTGGTAAAGTTGTAATGCCAAAAACGGATATTGACGAAAATGGATTCATAGCTCATTTTACAGATACAGAAGGCAATAAAATAGCATTACATTCTATGTCGTAA
- a CDS encoding helix-turn-helix transcriptional regulator — translation MSQLSRLIAILTLLKSKRLLTATELAKKFEVSIRTIYRDIRKLEEAGVPVTTIEGRGYSLMEGYSVAPVQFTEKQANALITAEHLINQSKDTSFVNDFNEALTKIKSVFRTSIQEKSELLQSKIHIFNPTYENISSNALSEIQLAITNFNFIEINYKKESDTKITFRKVEPYAMYSIYHKWILIAWCYLRQDYRAFRVDRILHFKILHEKFEDRNFSLQTYFQTCPYKEK, via the coding sequence ATGTCTCAATTATCAAGACTCATAGCCATATTAACCCTGTTAAAATCGAAACGACTTTTAACAGCTACCGAACTTGCCAAAAAGTTCGAGGTAAGCATACGTACCATTTACAGAGATATTCGAAAGCTCGAAGAAGCAGGCGTACCCGTTACTACCATAGAAGGCAGAGGTTATTCCTTAATGGAGGGCTATTCCGTTGCCCCTGTACAATTCACAGAAAAACAAGCCAATGCATTAATTACTGCAGAGCATTTAATAAATCAATCTAAAGACACCTCCTTTGTTAATGATTTTAATGAAGCGTTAACCAAAATAAAATCGGTTTTTAGAACGTCTATTCAGGAAAAGAGTGAATTATTGCAAAGCAAGATTCATATTTTCAACCCAACTTACGAAAACATTTCCAGCAATGCGCTTTCCGAAATACAACTGGCCATTACCAATTTTAATTTTATTGAAATTAATTACAAAAAAGAAAGCGACACCAAAATTACCTTTAGAAAAGTAGAACCTTACGCTATGTACTCCATTTATCATAAATGGATTCTAATTGCCTGGTGTTATTTAAGACAAGATTATAGAGCCTTTAGAGTAGACAGGATTCTACATTTTAAAATTTTACATGAAAAATTTGAAGACAGAAATTTTAGTCTTCAAACGTATTTTCAAACCTGTCCTTACAAAGAAAAATAA
- a CDS encoding MOSC domain-containing protein — translation MKVLSTNIAKPTTIIWNEKELTTGIYKNPTNTPILLGKEGVKDDEVSDRKVHGGTFKACYIFSENHYDYWKNKYPNLDWNHGMFGENLTISDLNEKDIYVGDIYEVGEALVQVTQPREPCFKFGVKFGNQNALKEFIEYGFPGTYVRILKEGLVKNGDTFKLVEQAKNSISTWQLFDLLFSKNKSKSLIELAIDNEALPLRKRDKIRRFLK, via the coding sequence ATGAAAGTCCTTTCTACCAACATCGCCAAACCAACTACAATCATCTGGAACGAAAAAGAATTAACAACTGGTATTTATAAAAACCCAACCAACACGCCTATCCTCTTAGGAAAGGAAGGGGTTAAAGACGATGAAGTATCAGATAGAAAAGTACATGGAGGAACGTTTAAAGCCTGTTATATATTTTCAGAAAACCATTATGATTACTGGAAAAACAAATATCCAAACTTAGATTGGAACCATGGTATGTTTGGTGAAAACCTTACTATTTCCGATTTAAACGAAAAAGACATCTATGTTGGCGATATTTATGAAGTAGGTGAAGCACTGGTTCAAGTTACTCAGCCACGTGAACCTTGTTTTAAATTTGGTGTTAAATTTGGAAACCAAAATGCCTTAAAAGAGTTTATAGAATATGGCTTTCCGGGAACTTATGTACGTATTTTAAAAGAAGGACTTGTAAAAAACGGAGATACTTTTAAACTTGTTGAACAGGCAAAAAACAGCATAAGCACATGGCAACTTTTTGATTTATTATTCTCGAAAAATAAAAGTAAGTCGCTAATTGAATTGGCCATAGATAATGAAGCACTACCCTTAAGAAAACGAGATAAAATAAGAAGGTTCTTAAAATAA
- a CDS encoding DEAD/DEAH box helicase has protein sequence MSFKDLQLNKPILRAIAETGYDSPTLVQEKTIPLVLNKRDVIVSAQTGTGKTASFALPILQLLFDKQDASKRGKKIRALIVSPTRELAIQIGENFKNYSTYTNLRSTVIYGGTAIEPQIDVLKKGVDILIATPGRLLDLHKQDVANLDYVETLVLDEADLMLDMGFIDDVKKIERLCTREKQILLFSATIPYKVEQLANSILKSPERVEVTPNSSTSKNINQALYYVPKRNKIELCLHLLRNTIKGSILIFRRTKFGVEKLEQTLLKNGYKADSIHGNKSQNARQEALKNFKSNQVNILIATDVAARGIDINNLDAVINFDLPNVPETYVHRIGRTARAGNTGASYSFCSADEKNYVKTIQQLIQIQIDVVEDHPYPLDPKAKPIVHKSKKTGSKHKKGRKSVASKKKKKRWY, from the coding sequence ATGTCATTTAAAGACTTACAATTAAACAAGCCTATTTTAAGGGCTATTGCAGAAACCGGTTATGACTCCCCAACACTTGTACAAGAAAAAACAATTCCGTTAGTTCTAAACAAAAGAGATGTTATTGTTTCGGCTCAAACAGGCACAGGAAAAACAGCCTCTTTTGCCTTGCCTATTTTACAGTTGTTATTTGATAAACAGGATGCCTCAAAACGAGGAAAAAAAATCCGTGCTTTAATTGTAAGCCCCACTCGCGAATTAGCCATTCAAATTGGAGAAAACTTTAAAAACTATAGCACCTATACCAACTTAAGAAGTACTGTGATTTACGGCGGTACTGCAATAGAACCTCAAATAGACGTTCTAAAAAAAGGTGTGGATATTTTAATTGCCACACCGGGTCGTTTGCTGGACTTGCACAAACAAGATGTTGCTAATCTGGATTATGTAGAAACCCTGGTATTAGATGAAGCCGATTTAATGTTGGATATGGGGTTTATTGATGATGTTAAAAAAATTGAACGCCTTTGTACCAGAGAAAAGCAAATTTTGTTGTTCTCTGCCACCATACCCTATAAAGTAGAGCAATTAGCAAACAGTATTTTAAAATCGCCAGAACGTGTTGAAGTGACTCCTAACTCATCAACATCAAAAAACATTAACCAAGCACTTTATTATGTGCCTAAACGTAATAAAATTGAGCTGTGTCTGCATTTGCTTAGAAATACCATAAAAGGTAGTATCCTTATTTTTAGACGTACCAAATTTGGTGTTGAAAAATTAGAGCAAACCTTATTAAAAAATGGTTATAAGGCAGATAGTATTCATGGTAATAAAAGTCAGAATGCAAGACAAGAAGCCCTAAAAAACTTTAAATCGAATCAGGTTAACATTTTAATAGCCACAGATGTTGCTGCCCGTGGTATCGATATTAATAATTTAGATGCTGTTATAAATTTCGACCTTCCCAATGTACCCGAAACCTATGTGCATAGAATAGGAAGAACTGCCAGAGCCGGAAATACAGGAGCGTCTTACTCATTCTGTTCGGCAGATGAAAAGAATTATGTAAAAACAATACAGCAGCTTATTCAGATTCAAATAGATGTGGTTGAAGATCACCCCTACCCTTTAGATCCTAAAGCAAAACCTATTGTTCATAAATCTAAAAAAACAGGTAGCAAACATAAAAAAGGTCGTAAAAGTGTAGCTTCTAAAAAGAAAAAGAAACGCTGGTACTAA